From Butyricimonas paravirosa, one genomic window encodes:
- a CDS encoding RNA polymerase sigma factor, with amino-acid sequence MELTNNLSEKALYDYKVVKRAITGDEQAYAELFKRYKDSVYFMILKMVNNRTDAEDLMFEAFEKAFTSLNYYSPQFAFSTWLFKIASNNTIDFIRKKKAKIVSLDKDDINPDDRGYINSVPADVLNPEEETIRKQRAEFMREKVAMLKGRYRKLIELRYFEEYSYEEIAQELAIPLGTVKAQLFRARELLLNILQNSEIARENERV; translated from the coding sequence ATGGAGTTAACAAACAACTTGTCAGAGAAAGCTCTTTATGATTATAAGGTCGTGAAGAGGGCAATAACGGGAGATGAACAGGCTTATGCCGAGTTATTTAAGAGGTATAAGGATTCAGTATATTTTATGATACTGAAGATGGTGAATAACAGAACTGATGCGGAAGATTTAATGTTCGAGGCTTTCGAGAAAGCTTTCACGAGTTTGAATTACTATTCGCCTCAGTTTGCGTTTAGTACGTGGTTATTCAAAATTGCCTCTAATAACACGATTGATTTTATTCGGAAGAAAAAAGCCAAAATTGTTTCTTTGGATAAGGATGATATAAACCCGGATGATCGCGGGTATATCAATAGTGTACCGGCAGACGTGTTGAATCCGGAAGAGGAAACGATCCGTAAGCAGCGAGCTGAATTTATGCGGGAAAAAGTTGCCATGTTGAAAGGGCGTTACCGTAAATTGATAGAATTACGTTATTTTGAAGAGTATTCTTATGAAGAAATTGCTCAAGAGCTGGCCATTCCGTTAGGAACCGTGAAAGCTCAATTATTCCGTGCGAGAGAATTGCTATTGAACATTTTGCAGAATAGTGAAATCGCCCGGGAAAATGAAAGAGTTTAG
- a CDS encoding glycosyltransferase produces MESLRVFWGELGAFRYGVILLFVLTLTYIYHVIRRCVIVSRKVKPMDKQEHEGVSVIITSHNNAECLRRNLPSFLMQAYDNFEVIVVDECSEDDTQDVLTEIQKDYPQLRCTRIFPDTKFRFTKKLAINIGVLAAKHDILLFSEINCRPSSMYWVKTMESYFDENTAAVVGFANYDFTEQNVRNLRMFRFLRFIKMMVMVKNKKYIFGDGCNMAYRKSYYIENRGFAKNSQSYLGYDNDMVRELSRFGAIKMTKDPDSYVIIDKSDKKGEINEVSYYYASKMRLAMTERIMIDGDMIVRLFFYLTAICLIVLGFYPIYVFLVMLTVFLTDVILLNICAICLKQKKLFLTSFIISTIGFVYRVYENGYSFFNKRKWS; encoded by the coding sequence ATGGAGAGTTTGAGAGTCTTTTGGGGAGAACTGGGAGCTTTTAGGTATGGGGTAATACTTCTGTTTGTATTGACACTCACCTATATCTATCACGTTATTCGTCGGTGTGTGATCGTGTCTCGCAAAGTAAAACCGATGGATAAACAAGAGCATGAAGGGGTGTCGGTTATCATCACGTCACACAATAACGCAGAGTGTTTGAGACGGAATTTACCGAGTTTTTTGATGCAAGCATACGATAATTTTGAGGTGATCGTGGTTGATGAATGTTCAGAAGATGACACGCAGGATGTATTGACCGAGATACAGAAAGATTATCCACAGTTGAGGTGTACGCGAATATTTCCGGACACTAAATTCAGATTTACTAAAAAATTGGCTATAAATATAGGTGTATTGGCTGCCAAGCACGATATATTGTTGTTTTCAGAGATTAATTGCCGTCCCTCTTCGATGTATTGGGTGAAGACCATGGAGTCATATTTTGATGAAAATACGGCGGCTGTCGTCGGTTTTGCAAATTATGATTTCACCGAACAAAACGTGAGAAATTTGCGTATGTTTCGTTTCTTGCGCTTTATAAAAATGATGGTCATGGTGAAAAATAAAAAATATATTTTTGGGGATGGATGTAACATGGCTTACCGAAAATCGTATTATATAGAAAACCGTGGGTTCGCGAAGAATTCACAATCGTATTTAGGATACGATAATGATATGGTTAGAGAATTATCAAGGTTTGGGGCAATAAAGATGACAAAAGATCCGGACTCGTATGTGATAATTGATAAGAGTGACAAAAAAGGAGAAATAAACGAAGTTTCATATTATTATGCTAGCAAGATGAGATTGGCAATGACGGAGAGGATTATGATAGATGGCGATATGATCGTGCGTTTGTTCTTTTATTTGACAGCTATTTGTTTGATTGTCTTAGGTTTTTACCCAATATACGTGTTTCTTGTCATGTTGACAGTATTTTTAACGGATGTAATTTTGTTAAATATTTGCGCTATTTGTCTGAAACAAAAAAAATTATTCCTAACTTCGTTTATTATTAGTACGATCGGTTTTGTTTATCGAGTGTACGAAAATGGATATTCATTTTTTAACAAGAGGAAATGGAGTTAA
- a CDS encoding 6-phosphofructokinase, translating to MGQQKNRGIIGILTGGGDVPGLNPAIRAVTIRALREGYKVIGIKRGWGGLIDIVRDPQYDNSGNFFELTEEIVNKAGRTGGTFLHTSRTRASHVPKANVPKHLQDKYSDDINDLTPEVLKNLEFMGIDYLIPIGGDDTLSYAVRLSKESVKVVAIPKTMDNDVPGTDYCIGFSTCITRTIALTHDLRTSAGSHERILVLEVFGRYAGFTAMLPTLAGAANRCVIPEYEFNIERLTELLCEDRFTNPSKYSVVLVSEGATFSGGNMIFQSEETDMFGHKKLGGIGNMISQQLKELTPQFNHGQVINTITQRLGYLVRCGDPDALDSIVPMAYGNLALDLINKGLHGRLVILRNGRYDNAPIEIVTSSKKIVDVPKFYNTERLRPQYNSFEFMPQMIL from the coding sequence ATGGGACAACAAAAAAACAGAGGAATTATAGGGATACTCACCGGCGGAGGAGACGTTCCCGGCCTGAATCCAGCCATCAGAGCGGTAACCATTCGAGCCCTGCGCGAAGGCTATAAAGTTATTGGAATCAAAAGAGGCTGGGGTGGCCTGATTGACATCGTACGAGATCCACAATATGACAACTCTGGTAATTTTTTTGAATTAACAGAGGAAATCGTGAACAAAGCCGGACGCACTGGTGGGACTTTCCTGCATACATCCAGAACCAGGGCTTCCCACGTACCTAAAGCAAATGTACCCAAGCATTTACAGGATAAATACTCGGACGACATCAACGATCTGACCCCGGAAGTATTAAAGAACTTAGAGTTCATGGGTATCGACTACTTGATCCCGATCGGGGGTGATGACACGTTGAGTTACGCGGTACGCTTGAGCAAGGAAAGCGTGAAAGTCGTGGCCATACCCAAAACCATGGACAACGACGTTCCCGGAACAGATTACTGTATTGGATTCAGCACCTGCATCACCCGTACGATTGCCCTCACGCATGATCTCCGGACATCTGCCGGATCTCACGAACGAATACTGGTTCTGGAAGTCTTCGGACGCTATGCCGGGTTCACGGCAATGCTACCAACCTTAGCCGGAGCTGCCAACCGTTGTGTGATTCCGGAATACGAATTTAACATCGAACGTCTGACCGAACTACTTTGCGAGGATCGTTTCACGAATCCCAGCAAATACTCGGTGGTTCTCGTATCCGAAGGAGCCACTTTTTCCGGTGGCAACATGATTTTCCAAAGTGAAGAAACAGACATGTTCGGACATAAAAAGCTGGGAGGTATCGGAAACATGATCTCTCAACAATTAAAAGAACTTACCCCACAGTTTAATCACGGACAAGTAATCAACACCATCACGCAAAGACTGGGATATCTGGTTCGCTGTGGAGATCCGGATGCACTGGATTCCATCGTACCTATGGCATACGGGAACCTTGCTCTGGATTTAATTAACAAAGGATTACACGGCAGGCTAGTTATCCTAAGAAACGGACGTTATGACAACGCCCCGATCGAGATTGTAACCAGCAGTAAAAAGATCGTGGATGTTCCCAAATTCTATAACACGGAGAGATTACGTCCCCAATACAACAGTTTCGAATTCATGCCACAGATGATACTATAA